One genomic region from Alosa alosa isolate M-15738 ecotype Scorff River chromosome 12, AALO_Geno_1.1, whole genome shotgun sequence encodes:
- the stoml2 gene encoding stomatin-like protein 2, mitochondrial produces the protein MIRTVLRTSGALLKHSGRSVPGLWTPVQQRWASSLPMNTVMLFVPQQEAWVVERMGRFHRILEPGLNFLIPILDRVRYVQSLKEIVIDVPEQSAVSLDNVTLQIDGVLYLRILDPFKASYGVEDPEYAVTQLAQTTMRSELGKLTLDKVFRERESLNSNIVHSINQASDDWGIRCLRYEIKDIHVPQRVKDSMQLQVEAERKKRATVLESEGHREAAINVAEGSKQAQILASEAEKAEMINRAAGQANAVLAKAEAKAKAIHLLSEALTLQNGNAAASYTVAEQYVSAFSKLAKESNTILLPSNSGDVTGMVTQAMSIYSTLIKQNRSPVAQLTTSGAPDTASADNTAQKENGASQPPLQ, from the exons ATGATTAGAACCGTTTTGCGAACTAGTGGCGCCCTGTTAAAG CACTCTGGACGGAGTGTACCAGGTCTGTGGACTCCAGTGCAGCAGCGATGGGCCTCCAGCCTCCCCATGAACACTGTGATGCTGTTTGTCCCTCAGCAGGAGGCCTGGGTGGTGGAGAGGATGGGCCGCTTCCATAGGATCCTAGAGCCG GGATTAAACTTCTTAATTCCGATCCTGGATAGAGTCCGCTATGTGCAGAGCTTAAAAGAGATAGTGATTGATGTGCCGGAACAGTCTGCTGTGTCACTAG ATAACGTTACTCTACAGATAGATGGAGTTTTGTACCTCAGGATATTGGACCCCTTTAAG GCCAGTTATGGAGTGGAAGATCCAGAGTACGCTGTCACCCAGCTGGCACAGACTACCATGAGATCAGAGCTGGGAAAGCTGACCTTGGACAAAGTCTTCAGG GAAAGGGAGTCGCTGAACTCCAACATCGTCCACTCGATTAACCAGGCGTCGGACGACTGGGGTATCCGCTGTCTGCGATACGAGATCAAAGACATCCACGTGCCCCAGCGGGTCAAAGACTCCATGCAGCTGCAG GTGGAAGCCGAGCGGAAGAAGAGGGCTACTGTGTTAGAGTCCGAGGGACACAGAGAAGCGGCCATTAATGTGGCCGAGGGAAGCAAGCAGGCGCAGATCCTTGCCTCAGAGGCCGAGAAAGCCGAAATGATCAACAGAGCTGCTG GTCAAGCCAATGCTGTGCTGGCCAAAGCAGAAGCCAAGGCTAAAGCCATCCATCTATTGTCTGAAGCCCTCACCTTACAG AATGGGAATGCCGCTGCGTCCTACACTGTGGCTGAGCAGTACGTCTCGGCCTTCTCCAAACTGGCCAAAGAGTCCAACACCATCCTCCTGCCCTCCAACTCTGGGGACGTCACTGGCATGGTCACACAG gctatGAGTATCTACAGTACCCTCATTAAGCAGAACCGAAGTCCAGTAGCACAGCTGACAACCTCAGGGGCACCAGACACAGCATCAGCAGACAACACGGCTCAGAAAGAGAATGGCGCATCTCAACCTCCTCTCCAGTAG
- the LOC125304420 gene encoding zona pellucida sperm-binding protein 4-like — translation MASWRSNNSSGFGVVLLIWLGLYATGVQCVSVFPQGQSGQTPRSGEQKTGAEPPSSKCAVSEDEMLQCGDPDITAADCEAIDCCFEQGQCFYGRAVTVQCTKDGQFVVVVAKAATLPQLSLESIALLEGEEEACSPVGFMETYVMFQFPVSACGTTVTEQNGYVVYENLLSSAYEVAAGPRGLVTRDSSYELLFQCRYSDMAVEALVVEVNTVPPPESVVVVGPLRVELKLGSGQCLTKGCVEDEEAYTSYYTEADYPVTKTLRQPVYVEVHVLERTDPNIVLQLGECWATSSPSPLSLPKWDLLVNGCPYDEDRYQTTMLPVTSVQYPTHYKRFAVKMFTFVDGDTYLPLKEKVFIHCSTAVCYPSAMDLCEHACHRQRRDVSSAQDRTKASIIVSSGEVLVID, via the exons ATGGCTAGCTGGAGGAGCAACAACAGCAGTGGTTTTGGTGTGGTCTTGCTGATTTGGCTGGGCTTGTATGCCACTGGAGTTCAGTGTGTCTCAGTGTTCCCACAAGGCCAGTCGGGTCAGACTCCACGGAGCGGAGAGCAGAAAACGGGTGCAGAGCCCCCCTCCTCCAAGTGCGCAGTGAGTGAGGATGAAATGCTGCAATGTGGTGATCCTGATATCACAGCAGCTGATTGTGAAGCAATTGACTGCTGTTTTGAGCAAGGCCAGTGCTTTTATGGAAGGGCAG TGACCGTTCAGTGTACCAAAGATGGTCAGTTTGTAGTGGTTGTGGCGAAGGCTGCGACTCTCCCACAGCTGAGCCTAGAGTCCATCGCCTTgctggaaggagaggaagaggcctGTTCCCCTGTCGGCTTCATGGAGACCTATGTCATGTTCCAGTTTCCAGTCAGTGCTTGTGGCACTACTGTAACG GAACAAAATGGCTATGTGGTCTATGAAAATCTCTTGTCCTCTGCTTATGAGGTGGCAGCTGGACCTCGTGGCTTGGTCACAAGGGACAGCAGCTATGA GCTCCTGTTTCAGTGCAGGTACTCTGATATGGCTGTGGAGGCTCTGGTTGTGGAGGTGAACACCGTTCCTCCCCCAGAGTCTGTGGTTGTAGTTGGACCCCTGAGGGTGGAGCTCAAGCTAGgcagtggacagtgtttgactaAGGGATGTGTGGAAG ATGAGGAAGCGTACACCTCGTACTACACTGAGGCGGACTACCCAGTCACCAAAACGCTCAGACAGCCGGTGTACGTGGAGGTCCATGTGCTGGAGAGGACTGATCCGAACATCGTTCTCCAGCTGGGAGAGTGTTGGGCAACCTCCAGCCCCAGCCCTCTCAGTCTACCCAAGTGGGACCTGCTGGTCAATGG ATGTCCCTATGATGAGGACCGTTACCAGACCACAATGCTTCCTGTGACTAGTGTTCAGTATCCTACACACTACAAACGCTTTGCTGTCAAAATGTTCACCTTTGTGGATGGTGACACTTATCTTCCACTCAAAGAGAAG GTGTTCATCCACTGTAGCACCGCTGTCTGCTATCCCTCAGCCATGGATTTGTGTGAACACGCATGTCACAGGCAAA GGAGAGATGTTTCTTCTGCACAGGATCGTACTAAAGCATCCATCATAGTATCCAGTGGTGAAGTGCTTGTCATTGACTAA
- the depdc1b gene encoding DEP domain-containing protein 1B: MEGKMIGPGPYRATKLWNETIRLFRGGMPLRRHWLHFRSYDNSFTGSEAIDWLHELLKRNHNFGPEVTRYQTLQLLRKFMKNHVIEDVKGRFGKEDFEDNGHLYRFPPESPLKPLPQKPRQTDSSTLPRLPRWDDYEEVSSQGNLPLKPLVLNSETWNKRHSIAIGEVHECKLIRRKEITAKHLDQIWRAMTLAELQRGLGLQSLEGVLDSKHVNPKYIIHNVYCVNKQGIVVLKNKTDDLPHWVLSAMKCLANWPNGCDDKQPMYPGFERDVFRTVAEYFQRLKEPLLTFQLYEVFVNILGLLQKQQVASEAVQVCCVLLPPANRRKLQLLLRLMARVCHNPTLPPLNDAIATRTLMAQTFSRCILSSPDEVDLDELLATKLVTFMMDNQEVALQVPAGLQKSVEEHVSQLRRVQIKYAGADTDTSVLSPREPPTFCRQISREEFEEQRVSASQDAMVELLEGIIQDKNMSIKDKKKKMKQFQRSYPEIYTRRFPTAESEAAVFPEKPSKLKPQMMFRTLKKPFQQPFQRSWSFRA; encoded by the exons ATGGAGGGTAAAATGATCGGACCGGGACCTTACAGGGCTACGAAGTTG TGGAATGAAACTATCAGGCTCTTTCGTGGAGGAATGCCTTTACGGCGACACTGGTTACATTTTCGTAGTTATGACAACAGCTTTACTGGCTCAGAGGCTATTGATTGGCTCCATGAACTTCTGAAGCGGAACCACAACTTTGGACCCGAAGTCACTCGCTACCAAACCCTTCAGCTCTTGAGGAAATTTATGAAGAACCACGTAATTGAGGACGTGAAAGGCCGGTTTGGCAAAGAGGACTTTGAAGATAATGGACACTTGTACAG ATTTCCCCCAGAATCCCCTCTCAAGCCTTTGCCCCAGAAGCCACGGCAGACAGACAGCTCGACCCTGCCCAGGCTGCCCCGCTGGGATGACTATGAGGAGGTCTCGTCGCAGGGGAATCTCCCCCTGAAACCTCTCGTCCTG AATTCAGAGACGTGGAATAAGAGGCACAGTATAGCTATTGGAGAGGTACACGAATGCAAGCTTATTCGGAGGAAAGAGATCACGGCAAAACACCTGGACCAGATCTGGAGGGCCATGACTCTAGCTGA GTTACAGCGTGGGCTTGGTCTTCAGTCATTGGAGGGTGTGTTGGACTCCAAGCATGTCAACCCAAAGTACATCATTCACAATGTCTACTGTGTCAACAAGCAAGGCATTGTGGtcctaaaaaacaaaacag ATGACCTTCCACATTGGGTGTTGTCCGCCATGAAGTGCTTGGCAAACT GGCCCAATGGCTGTGATGACAAGCAGCCCATGTACCCCGGCTTTGAGAGGGATGTCTTCAGGACGGTGGCCGAGTACTTTCAGAGGCTGAAAGAGCCTCTTCTGACATTCCAGCTCTATGAGGTGTTTGTCAACATTCTTG GCCTGCTCCAAAAGCAGCAGGTGGCATCTGAAGCGGTGCAGGTGTGCTGTGTCCTGCTGCCCCCTGCCAACCGTCGCAAGCTACAGCTCCTGCTGCGGCTCATGGCCCGTGTGTGCCACAACCCCACCCTGCCACCGCTCAACGACGCCATAGCAACACGCACGCTG ATGGCTCAGACCTTCTCCCGTTGCATCCTGTCCTCGCCTGATGAGGTGGACCTGGATGAACTGCTGGCTACCAAGCTGGTCACTTTTATGATGGACAACCAGGAGGTGGCGCTGCAGGTCCCTGCCGGCCTCCAGAAGTCTGTGGAGGAGCATGTTAGCCAGTTACGCCGGGTACAG ATAAAGTATGCCGGAGCGGACACAGACACGTCTGTGCTGTCACCGAGAGAGCCGCCGACGTTCTGCCGACAGATCAGCCGTGAGGAGTTTGAGGAGCAGCGTGTCTCGGCCTCGCAGGACGCCATGGTGGAGCTGCTGGAGGGCATCATTCAGGACAAGAACATGTCCATCAaggacaagaagaagaagatgaaacAG TTCCAGAGGTCGTACCCTGAGATCTACACACGGCGCTTCCCCACGGCGGAGAGCGAGGCAGCCGTGTTTCCGGAAAAGCCCTCTAAGCTAAAGCCCCAGATGATGTTCCGCACCCTGAAGAAGCCCTTCCAGCAGCCCTTCCAGAGAAGCTGGAGCTTCAGGGCCTGA
- the LOC125304562 gene encoding elongation of very long chain fatty acids protein 7-like, producing MANNSSLASRAVLIYDEWIKAADPRVGDWLLMSSPVPHTMIIASYIYFVTTLGPRIMENRKPFDLKKPMIVYNLSIVGLSLYLIYEFLMSGWANGYSYQCDLVDYSNSPLAIRMARACWLYYFSKFIEMLDTIFFVLRKKNSQVSFLHVYHHSIMPFTWWFGVKFAAGGLGTFHALLNSIVHVIMYSYYALAALGPAYQKYLWWKKYMTTIQLIQFVMVTAHIGQFFLMKDCPYQFPIFLYVIGLYGLIFLVLFLNFYYHAYTKGKRLPKVQAQNGSGPHKKQQ from the exons ATGGCTAATAACTCCTCCTTGGCATCCCGAGCCGTCCTAATTTACGATGAGTGGATCAAAGCAGCAG ATCCACGGGTTGGAGACTGGCTGCTGATGTCGTCTCCTGTACCTCATACGATGATCATTGCATCGTACATCTATTTCGTCACCACTTTGGGCCCACGGATAATGGAGAACCGCAAGCCCTTTGACCTCAAGAAACCCATGATCGTTTACAACTTAAGCATAGTTGGTCTCTCACTATACCTGATCTATGAG TTTCTGATGTCAGGTTGGGCTAATGGATATTCTTACCAGTGTGACCTTGTTGATTACTCCAATTCGCCACTAGCAATTCGG ATGGCACGGGCCTGCTGGCTATACTACTTCTCCAAATTTATTGAGATGTTGGACACT ATCTTCTTTGTGCTTCGGAAAAAGAACAGCCAAGTCTCATTCCTTCATGTCTACCATCACTCAATCATGCCTTTCACCTGGTGGTTTGGCGTCAAGTTTGCTGCAG GTGGTCTCGGGACCTTCCATGCCCTGTTAAACAGCATTGTGCACGTCATCATGTACTCCTACTATGCCCTCGCTGCCCTGGGACCTGCctaccagaagtacctctggtGGAAGAAGTACATGACCACTATTCAGCTG ATTCAGTTTGTGATGGTGACTGCACACATCGGGCAGTTCTTCCTCATGAAAGACTGCCCCTACCAGTTCCCAATTTTCCTTTACGTCATTGGCCTATATGGACTAATCTTTCTGGTGCTATTCCTCAACTTCTACTACCACGCCTACACCAAGGGCAAGAGGTTGCCAAAAGTACAGGCACAAAATGGGAGTGGCCCACACAAGAAGCAGCAGTGA